A part of Pirellulaceae bacterium genomic DNA contains:
- a CDS encoding prepilin-type N-terminal cleavage/methylation domain-containing protein — protein MTNSYSITWNLELKPDNRKWMAFTLLEMVIAMTVTSIVMVGMAATLSLAIQSAKPPTTATAAATTGDLADRLLTDLATANAFSVQSANDVQFSVPSRSGGAGLDTLRYQWTGPVQKQLLWSINSGIPQVLASDVDILRLNYFTRAMGPTVPAPIETGELLLFQDVTPPGSPSSFTISLTDQCAQWFKPRLHPDAISWSITRVEMIVRKSSINLGGQFMISIRQADPITNKPMPGPSTLGSITVPTSSLPTSFQWVSFSLGPITGLVPENAYCLVVSHAFIDISFPTIQYKGSGSALTPRAHWLSSNTAGSIWSNPNDIQDMRFKVYGTITYQPW, from the coding sequence ATGACGAATTCTTATTCGATTACCTGGAACTTGGAACTAAAACCTGACAATCGAAAATGGATGGCCTTCACTCTGTTAGAAATGGTCATAGCCATGACGGTTACTAGCATCGTGATGGTGGGTATGGCGGCTACATTGTCACTGGCGATCCAGTCGGCCAAACCGCCAACCACGGCGACTGCTGCCGCAACTACTGGCGATCTGGCCGATCGACTGCTAACCGATCTTGCTACGGCGAATGCTTTTTCAGTTCAGTCGGCCAATGATGTGCAGTTCTCCGTTCCCAGCAGAAGTGGTGGTGCAGGCCTGGATACGTTGCGCTACCAGTGGACAGGTCCAGTACAGAAGCAATTGCTGTGGTCAATCAATAGTGGAATTCCTCAAGTCTTGGCCAGCGACGTTGACATCTTGCGCCTGAATTACTTTACTCGCGCCATGGGCCCCACGGTTCCGGCTCCCATCGAAACAGGGGAATTGCTGCTGTTCCAAGATGTTACGCCACCGGGCAGCCCCAGCAGCTTCACCATCTCCCTTACCGATCAGTGTGCCCAATGGTTCAAGCCTCGGCTTCACCCGGATGCAATTTCCTGGTCAATCACCCGGGTTGAAATGATTGTTCGTAAGAGCAGCATCAATCTAGGCGGCCAGTTCATGATCTCAATTCGCCAAGCCGACCCCATCACGAACAAGCCCATGCCAGGCCCGAGTACATTGGGCTCAATAACTGTGCCAACCAGTTCATTGCCCACCAGCTTTCAATGGGTTTCGTTTAGCCTAGGCCCGATCACGGGGCTGGTGCCGGAAAATGCGTATTGCTTGGTGGTTTCCCACGCCTTTATAGACATTTCCTTTCCAACGATCCAATACAAAGGCTCTGGAAGTGCACTGACCCCGCGTGCGCACTGGCTGAGTTCTAACACTGCGGGGTCAATATGGTCGAATCCTAATGACATTCAAGACATGCGGTTCAAGGTCTATGGAACAATCACCTATCAACCCTGGTAA
- the pilO gene encoding type 4a pilus biogenesis protein PilO has protein sequence MFGLCQHNCQIQLHRVTSVLGGSITCALMAAGWWYGLILPIQATIHQSQIDQQAARQLQSERPAIVQRLAEVRSEASYWQAANNARLERVSPTLDDASFLGWLHQQADNCGLTVHDFRPQSKIMDSGYVSCGIAISAHGSYTAVCQFLDCLRSCPRMNRLTTIDLVPRNPEGTHFNLNLHGLLFTQSSASTSSGAGA, from the coding sequence ATGTTTGGACTCTGTCAGCACAACTGTCAAATTCAACTGCACCGTGTGACGAGTGTCTTGGGCGGAAGCATCACTTGCGCGCTGATGGCTGCTGGCTGGTGGTATGGCCTCATTCTCCCCATTCAGGCCACGATTCATCAAAGTCAGATCGATCAGCAGGCCGCTCGACAGTTGCAGTCCGAGCGGCCTGCCATTGTGCAGCGCTTGGCGGAAGTCCGTTCGGAAGCCTCGTATTGGCAAGCCGCCAATAACGCTCGGCTGGAACGTGTATCACCAACACTAGACGATGCTTCGTTTCTGGGCTGGCTGCATCAACAGGCAGACAACTGCGGATTGACTGTACACGACTTTCGACCGCAATCCAAGATAATGGACAGCGGTTATGTGAGCTGTGGAATTGCGATTTCAGCCCACGGATCCTACACAGCGGTGTGCCAGTTCTTGGATTGCTTGCGAAGTTGCCCGCGCATGAATCGGCTGACTACTATCGACTTGGTCCCGCGAAATCCCGAAGGCACACATTTCAACTTGAACCTACACGGCCTGTTGTTTACCCAATCTTCTGCCTCCACCAGTTCAGGTGCAGGAGCCTAA